In Cynocephalus volans isolate mCynVol1 chromosome 3, mCynVol1.pri, whole genome shotgun sequence, one DNA window encodes the following:
- the FAM98B gene encoding protein FAM98B, which yields MRGPEPGPEPTMEGDVLDTLEALGYKGPLLEEQALTKAAEGGLSSPEFSELCIWLGSQIKSLCNLEESITSAGRDDLESFQLEISGFLKEMACPYSILISGDIKDRLKKKDDCLKLLLFLSTELQALQILQNKKHKNSQLDKNSEIYQEVQAMCDTLGVPKSTTSDIPLMLNQVESKVKDILSKVQKNHVGKPLLKIDLNPEQAEQLERINDALSSEYECRRRMLMKRLDVTVQSFGWSDRAKVKTDDIARIYQPKRYALSPKTTITLAHLLAARESLSKIVRTSSGRSREKTACAINKVLMGRVPDRGGRPNEIEPPPPEMPPWQKRQEGGGRGGWGGGGGGRGGGGGGRGGWGGGGSWGGGGGGGGGWGGGGGGGGGRGGFQGRGDYGGRGGYGGRGGYGGRGYGDPYGGGGGGGGYRRY from the exons gtATAAAGGACCACTCTTAGAAGAGCAAGCCCTTACCAAGGCAGCAGAGGGTGGGCTATCTTCACCTGAATTTTCAGAACTCTGTATTTGGTTAGGCTCACAAATAAAATCATTATGCAACTTGGAAGAAAGCATCACTTCAGCTG ggagaGATGATTTAGAGAGCTTCCAGCTTGAGAtaagtggttttttaaaagaaatggcaTGTCCATATTCTATACTCATATCAGGAGATATTAAAGACCGTTTAAAAAAGAAGGATGACTGTTTGAAACTTCTGT tatttTTAAGTACAGAACTTCAAGCTTTACAGATATTACAgaacaagaaacataaaaattctCAATTAGATAAAAATAGTGAAATTTATCAGGAAGTTCAAGCTATGTGTGATACCCTTGGTGTACCCAAGTCCACAACTTCTGACATTCCACTTATGCTAAACCAAGTGGAATCAAag gTGAAGGATATTCTCTCAAAAGTCCAGAAAAATCATGTGGGAAAACCACTGCTGAAAATTGATTTGAATCCAGAACAGGCG GAACAACTGGAAAGAATCAATGATGCTCTTTCCAGTGAATATGAATGCCGCCGGCGGATGTTAATGAAACGATTAGATGTGACAGTGCAGTCCTTTGGATGGTCTGATAGAGCAAAG GTAAAAACAGATGACATAGCAAGAATTTACCAGCCTAAGCGTTATGCTTTGTCACCCAAGACAACAATTACATTGGCGCATCTACTTGCCGCTCGTGAAAGTCTATCCAAGATCGTTAGGACAAGTAGTGGCAGAAGCCGGGAGAAGACGGCATGTGCTATTAATAAG GTGCTGATGGGAAGGGTGCCTGACAGGGGAGGACGGCCGAATGAAATTGAACCACCACCACCCGAAATGCCCCCTTGGCAAAAGAGACAAGAAGGCGGTGGAAGGGGTGGttggggtggtggaggtgggggtagaGGAGGCGGTGGGGGTGGAAGAGGTGGCTGGGGAGGTggaggaagctggggtggtggggggggaggaggaggagggtggggaggaggaggtgggggaggtggtggTAGAGGAGGTTTCCAAGGTAGGGGAGATTATGGTGGAAGAGGGGGCTATGGTGGAAGAGGGGGCTATGGTGGGAGAGGTTATGGAGATCCATatggaggaggtggtggtggtggtggatatAGAAGatactaa